The genomic segment AAAGCTTCAATGGCATGAGACTTCTTCCCAGGAGTCTTCCGAGCCAGTTCATCCACTTCCTTTGCCATTATCATCTCAGGCCATCCACCTCCAAGCAATACCCTAGTATCATTGACTGTCTGAGACAGCACACACAAGGCATCATGCAGAGACCTTTCAGCTTCATCAAGCACATGATGGCTGCCATAAACAGTAGCATGTCATGGAGATTGCTAACATATCAAGTGAGGAGAACAACTAAAGGAAATACTGAAATACCATACCTTGCACCTCTCAACACAATTGTGCAAGCCTGACCCATTTCAACACCAGAAAAGTGGATCAACTTGTCCTCACCAATCATAATTTCTTCAATAAGCTTGCAATGTCCAAGCTTAACTGACTCTGGGTTGTCAAAGGTTGAAGCAATATCACCACCTGTTACCAAAGCCAGACGCTCTATCCCATCAAAATCAGCATGCTCGATTGCAAGTATGCCTGCATCTGCGAAGAGTTCTTCAGGAAAATTGTAAATCAACTGCCTGTTAACAAAGCAGTTAATCCCATGTGCTATGATCTTTTGCACCTTTTCTCTCATCTTTTCCTTCTCAGCCCCTTCAATTTCAGCAACCTTAGACATTGAATCCACACGGACACGTGCACCATATATCTTCACTTTATCCGTATCCATTGCAGTATTTGCCACCAAAATCTTAGCATTCTCTATTCTTTTTGGTTGTCCAACACCTATCTTCTTGTCAAGAATGAATCTGAAAGCATAAAATTCTAtgtctaaattaataaaaattccaAAGTGATACCTTGAACCATTCAATGACAGAATAAGAAACAATGCACCAAAGTCTGCAACAAAATGATGCTGATTGTATCCTTCCTTCTCACAGTATTTGGATATATCAAACATTGGTTATCTATGAGAATAATAGTGATAAGCTGGGAGCAAAACTTTTGCAGAATACAGGGGAACTAGGAAAAGGGTGATGTACTAGGGACCCAGCTGATCCCACCACAAAACTATTGTAGGGGACAAGAAGCTCAGAAGAGCTCACCCTTCATCTAAGAAAGAATCCTTCAAAGATCCTCCAGGCTTCTTGATAATTTGGATGGCCTCTAAATTTGTGCTCCCCTGCAGTTTCAAACAGCATGTCATACAAAGTCAATtaggaaaaatggaaaaagaaattcaattaaagCAATAAAACAGAGGAAAGGGGAATTCTCAACAAAATCATTCCATAAGCAAGAACAGCTTCAGAACAACATAATTCCCAAACCCAACAGCATTTAAACACTTATCCTTAATCTTAAAATGTTAGATGCAGAAAAATTATCACCTTTAACCTCATAACAGCATCCACAGCTAGTTGTGCAAAATGCTCCTTATCCTGAGAGAGAATTTTGGAACTCAAAGTGGTCATTGCAATTTTCATTAAGTCTGTCTTGAATTTCTCTGCAAATTCAGAAATACCACACACTTAAGAAACAACTATAATAGGGTAAAGACAAATCCTAATGGCAGGAACTAGTCAATTACAGATTTTATTAAGTCAAACACATTAATATAATCTAGTTCAATGAGGAATCAACAAGTGCAACGAATACAACAGATAGAGTTTTCATACAATGCAtacacaaagaaaacaaatgtACTCATAGCCAGCAATCATCACCTGCATTCTCTTTGTTATCCACAACCCTCTGCAACAATGCATCACGAGCACATTCAGCTGCCATCCGATAACCTATAAAACCCGCACACATTGTTATAAACTGTGGAAACACAACTTATTTGGCAATTGGCACACCAACAAAATAAACGCTAGATATTCTAGATAAATATGCAATTGAACTGGTATTAAATtcacaataaaaatttgaacaaaTAACATAGAAATTGTACTTATGAAAAATTTACTCCTATCAGGAGTAAAGAGAGAGAAgcattaatatttaaaagttatttctCAGGTTCATATTTAAATGCAATtccttttaagtttttatgataGATGCAAGTCAGAAAATATTACACAAAAGAATCACAAGGCTAGCATGCCCTGACTCCTTCATTAATGCTATAGTTATATGGAAAATAGATAACAAAGTATACTTTTCTAGCAGTTTAATGCCTTTGCAATAATACCACATAGAAGCCTCAAAACATATATGCACCAGtcagtgaaagaaaaaaagaagatactGAGCAGCATACAAGAAGAATAAGAACAAGCAATGTACTATTGAGGCCAAAAGAACCTGATATTATAGTCATGGGGTGAATCTTGGTAGCCACTAGCTTTTCCGCCTCCCTTAAAAGCTCTCCAGCCAAAACAACAACAGAAGTCGTCCCATCACCAACTTCATCATCTTGAACTTTTGAGATGTCTGAACTTTGTATTAAGGATTATTATCTAATAATATAAAAGCTATTTCCACACAAAATTCATCAATGCTGTTAGCACAGCTAACTGAACCATTAACACTTCCATCATATAGTCTTGTGCACCAAAAAACATTCAACACCCATGcaacttttaaaaatgttgaCAAAAAAACAACCATGTTACTCATAAAGAGTagttaagaaaatgaaaacaattaCAAGGATACCGATTAAGACTTTTGCAGCTGGGTTGTCAATATGCAGGGACTTCAAGATGGTAGCTCCATCATTTGTAACAGTGACTTCATGTCCTCTGCCTGTtgactgtaaaattttatCCTGCCAGATAATTTCACCAACAAGAAAGTCAAGATTTAAAGTAGAGAATTACAACTGTTACTAGAGTCTTTGAATTTATGAACACAATGGGAAAAGTTTACCATTCCCTTTGGTCCGAGGGTTGTCTTAACCAAGTCAGTAATTGCAATTGCCCCAACAAATGATGCCTGAAAATAATAGAGAGCATGCATGTGTTATTGAAAATAAGATGCCCAAAATAGCAAGAATGCCTAAAAAGTATAATCACAGAATTCCAAACAAGGacatatgttattttatttttcctttaaacCAGATTATCAGCGTTAGACATATGAATTATAACTACTTACCATTCGGGCACGCTCCCCCTTCTCTTCACTAGCGTCATCTTTAAGAATTTTTTCAATCTATCACATTTACCAAGCAAAGCATACGCCAAAGCAAAACTTCATAAGAAAcagaacaaaaaataaaataaaacaaaacaaagctatcaaactaaaaataagacGTAATGGGCAAAAAACGCACCGCCATGGAAAATACTAGTTTGAGCCTTGGTGCACAAATGAAGCCCTGAATcaagaaaaaacaataaatatctCTAATCCAACAACATAAAACGAAACACATCTAAAAACAATCGAATCCAAAATGCTGCTTAATAAACCCTAAATTTGTATAATGAGCCGGAAAAATGCTATGTTCAGCATTTTCACTTCATTTCCCTCATTTCACTAAGAAACTAACACAAAAAAACttctaaaaggaaaaaacagtAACATAACAGcgaaaaaaggaaataaaaacgACAGGTGTCAGAAACCCTAGGAATCCTCGAAATGACTAGCTTATTACCTGATCTTAACCGTGATTTAGATAATTTGAGGTTTGGATCCCGCCGAGAACAGAAAACAGAAGCAGGGTTTTTCCTCAGGCTCGAAGGGCTTTGCTTTGCTCCACTATAAACAGAGTGATACTTATAAAATGTCTTACAAGGGTTTTTGCGTTCTTTTTCTTATATCCGCAGGATTGGTTGACTGGTTTGACTAATACATATTGGCTGGTCAGAGTTACACGTGGGATTATATGATTGGAGAATCCTTAAGATGAGTAATAAGCATGATTTGAGGGGATTCCTATGGTTTTATGCAATTTGTATCGGCAGGGTGTGGGCGGAACTCTCGCGAATTACTGAGAAGAGGGAGATTGTGGGAGTAAGTGGGTTAGGCCCTTTTTTGGGCTTTGAGTCCAACCCAAGTTTCTTCAAGGTTAGCCCAATAGGCCCATGAAGTTTCTGCATGACCCGCAATTTGGACCCAAAATCAAATGGTCCTAGCTTAATCCCATAAGGTAATCTGGGGttgtgttattttttattaatttatttttcactttcacAAATTAATAACATATTCAgatacaaaaataataaataatcttGTATGATTTAGAAATAAAAGTTGAACACCATTTAAACTATCAATACTATTTTTTATAactctttactttttttttcttgaatttgattttactTTATAGCCAATTTGAAAAAAGGCAGAACTAAGCACTAAAATAAAGGTCACTATCTAACAAAGTATTATTTCCACCAAGATTTTGCTCTAGCTATCATCTGATTTGCAATAGCCAATTGATaatggaagaaataaaaagatcaATTCTACTTGTTAACCTCTATATAGAATATAGATTAAatcaatttgattaaattattatgCAGTTACAATATTGTTCGATTATAATACAATTAcgattaaatattattaacttgatttttcttttaaactaTTATCATTCGGTCTCCAGGCGTGTTTCCCACTTCttactattttcttgtatGGAGAGTGCATTGTTGGTGCATCCCACGACACTGGAATCTCCATCTAATCTCTCTCTTAAGAACCCAAGGATTTCACAAGAGATCAAACTCGTAACCTCATGAATATAAGGTTGGCTCTCATACTATttcaatcaaaaaaattaacttactAAATAAGATTCAGAATTGACCTTATACCATTTGACCTGGTGATGTGTCTCTTATCCCTATATATATCACACACATCATTTTACTCGTACAAATTCAGAATTCAAAATACACTACTAAagcttttatttaatgttgacgaactaaatttttaatcttttgggAAAGTTTGAATCCTTGAGAGTTGATACATTCTCTTGGAAATTGAGAACTGGTTTCATTCCGATTCAAGACTGCTCTTTCAACATGGGTTTTGTTTCCCATGGGCCTTGAATCTGAAAGCAGTACTACAATGCAAGACTTTGATTAACAAACATAACAATGATGACTAAatatgtaataataataataaggatTAATGGTATGAAAACTTGGACAATACAAATGGGAATACAAATCTATAGTAAGAAAGAATGCGACCTCGAGCTGAGGTCTAGTAACTTAGAGTTCTAACTCATAAATACTAGGCACTTCGCAATAGCACCATTGATGCGCTAAACAACAAGATCAGAAGGCAAAACTCTAGTATTCAATCTTTATCCACCTAAGCTGGACAGGTTTTCTCTACCCAACTCTTGGATCCTTGATTCTATCCTGGCTCACAGGGGTCGGGTGCTTCGGCCGCTTGCCCTACCGCAGAGAAGTGCATTCTTAGGGATCGGGTATTCATCCCTGAGTGAAGTTGAGTCTGTGTATACACGCAGATAAAACTGTTGTCCGAGGTACTGTCTTGCCCAAAACTCAGACCTCAAGTTCCACATTCCTACATTATCAAGGGCCACATAAATGGCGGTCCATGACTTTGGATACACCTGCATTCGCAACGTATGAAATGTTACAATTCTGTTGTTCCTGGTTGACGagataaatgaagaaagatGTTAATTTGTTACCTGAGTGGTGCAACGTGAAATTGCATCACGGAGGTTGTATTGATTCCTACTAGCTGCTGTCCATTGCCCTCCGTCCATACTGCATTTTCAAAATGGTTCAGAAACCAAGTATATCAGTTCAGTTCCAAGCACGTTTTTTGGATTGTTCAAGTAAAATGATGTGCTTACCCGACGACAAAGAAAGAGTATCCATCAAGATGCCAGCTCTGTACAATGTCCTCATCGTTCTGGAATACAATCTCAATGAAAGCCCTGTAGTCTGCATTCATAACTGAAGTATCAAGGTATATCCCTCCGCCATAAGGATTATCGGATATGCTTCCAACGCGAAAAACTCCTCCGATCTTGAAATAGTCGGCAAGTTTCAGAGGAGTGTCCGCAGGAACAAAGGAAACACTGTTAACTGCATATCTTTGCTTGCCATTGACTTGCCCGGCAGAATTTGCAAGCCTGATGGTTCTGGTTGTGTTAATGAGACCGTAGTGGTATGACCCCTGTGGGTTAGGCCTTGGTCCACTTGCTGTAAGGTTAGTCCTGAAACAGGAACAAGTGAATAATTAGATTTGAACACATAATATTAATAACATGTCGTTTTCCAGAAGGCTTGTGCAGCTTGTCACGCGTTGATTGAGAAAATACCTGATAGAGCGGGCCTGGTTCAAAGACCAGTCAATTTGGATGGTGGGTCCACCAGGAGGAGGACCAGAGACAGGGCCAGCGGAATTGCTATAGCGAAGAGTTGCTGTAGTGGTGAGGACCGGGTTGGTGAAGCGAGTGGAGACTACAATGTAATAGTCTTGTGCAGGCTGATCAGCTGTAAATAAAACAGAGGATGATTGGCCAACGTGAATGTCTATCGATGAGTAGGTAGTTTGCAGAGTGTGTGTTCCCTCTACTTCTACCAACTTCAACTTGTGGTTTTGGATGCGGAAATTGAGAGAATTTTGCAATCCAACATTTGATATCCTAAGTCTGTAGGTTTTTCCTGCAATAGATGATAGAGAACATGCTTAGGCTTGAATCAcattgttctttctttcttttccgaaaagaagaaaatactaaaaagaaaatgtagaAAGATTAGATTTTGAATACTAGATTGACTGTATATACCTTGTTCAACATTGAAGGAGGCACCGCCAGGTCCACGACCATTGATAAGGATTCCATCAGGGAAAGGTAGCTTCTTACCAAGATCTAGATGAGCCCTCAAATCCTGCACAAGTACATTTTAGTTTCTTATTAGCCGGACTAAACTATATCAGACATCAATAAAATCAGTTAGAATCATTAGTTCAACTACAAATTGATTAACAACAGAATTTAGGAACCTCTGCAGACGCGCAGTGGCCCAGATGGCAAAGCCACATGATGATTGATGAATACTTGCATGACAAGCAAGAACCACCTAATGCTTTTGGATAATCGAGAATGATACTCCATTTGGAAATACGTAATGCATAACAGGAAAAGCAAATGCCTTTTTCAGATAATCATTTAAAACGTGCTgctttcaattcaaaataaactCCCCAGTTCTCCAACTCAGCAGGAAATGACAACAGAAAAGGCCGGACAGCAAATCCAGCTGTCAAAAGGCACGAAAGCCATAGCATCAAATAGTCAAATAATGCCCATCCCACTCTGTTACATTACCGACACATTTACAATCCCCAGAAAAGCAGCGATCCCACTATGTTTTTGTATACCCCACAGATATAAATAGCATGCATTTTTCCAAATCAGTGCCACCTAAAAAAgcaatcaaatttaaatacaCCAAGGTTTTGGAAAACCGGTGGGATGATTACCGTGTGGTTGGACTTGTACCAATCTCCAATAAGAACAGTGTAATCCCCAGCAGGATCCGGGAAGGGGACCGGAATCCGTGGTCGGCTGAGGATCCTGATCCCTCCGAAACCACCAGCAGCCTTGTGGAATGCAAGAGAGGGGAAGTAATAGAAGCTCCCTATCTGATCCTTGACCTGAAGAATGTATGTGAAGTTCTTCCCTGGTGGAATAGGGCATGTTGTTCCGTATACACCATCTTCATAAGAATTCCTCCTCTGCTGGATCCCGTTCCTACATGTACCGTTTTGACAGAAGTTAACAAATGAAAACTACTAGTATAGTCCAATAGTACTTGATTTAGTGTCTGACGTTTTAGTTGCAAAGTTCATTAATGAATTCATTTATCCAAGGCAAAAACATTTATAGCCTCGGAtttttataaaaggaaaatgcgGAAAGTAAGTTCCGGGCAGACAAAATTGCTTCCGAGctaacaaaatataaaagataCTACtaatatctttcttttctgAGTCCAGATCTCTATCCCAAAATTCCTAACCCGCCAGAGCATCTCCCCATATCTCCCATGGGTGGGAGACAGCTAATCAAAAAATAGACCACTTGGATCATGGATTATTAGTGGGTTTAAATGAGGTAGATTAATGGCCATTCAAACTTTTCCAATTAATTCAACAGCTAACTTCCTGCCTATCTCAATCATGGATAAGTCGCTTTCCCATTACAGCAAAGCAGAGGACTTGCTCAGTTATGCTAAAACACTGATAATGATACTCATGTGCTCATCTAATACCACGACAAACAGTGCAAATTGGAGCCCCAATTTGGCGgacaatctttttttttagaaaaataacaCTGGTATTCTGTattattaagaaatgaaatgaatcGGGTCTGTTAAAGCCAGATCTACCATGACATCAAGCACATGGATGTTTTCTCCAGCGTTCACGTTTAACAATGCAGAAAAGAAGACAATAATGGTACGGAAGAAAGTAACGTGACTCAGCCAGGCCGATCAGACATTCTTTTAATCACAAATCTAAAGCAATCTCAgaggaaggaaagaaaaaaaaaaaaaaaactgtttaGCGACCGACTATGGCTGATGGTTGTCCGAAGAATGCCAGTAGATTACAAACTTGTCCCCATACGGCAGGGAGCAATAAGTGAATAACGATGGGGTAGGTTCATCTTTTTCAAGAAAGGGCGGgtaaaaaggttgcacaaaatCTTTGTGGAGAGAACAACGGGGTGATCGGATCTTACCAGGAAAGGAGAAAAGGCTCGTCTAAGCTGTTAAACACGTTGATAATGAGATTGTCATTGGTAACAGAGTGGATATCAGGGCCTGGGAATTGCCCATTGATGAGAATAccctggaaaaaaaaaaggtgactACCATCAACATGAGCATCATTTTCACACAGATCAGTCAAAACCAATCATCAGATGATTGAAGGCTCACCGTTTGACGGACGCCGAGAGGGTAGATGTCACCGTAAGTAACATTCCAGTTGAAGAACCTGTAGGGATCGTCAGCACCGGCAATGGCGAAAAGAGAAGCTGTGGCACAAAACAGTGCCACCGCCAAGTTAAGCGGCATTCTGggagtataaaaaaaataaaaaataaaacg from the Theobroma cacao cultivar B97-61/B2 chromosome 8, Criollo_cocoa_genome_V2, whole genome shotgun sequence genome contains:
- the LOC18591653 gene encoding T-complex protein 1 subunit beta, with the translated sequence MAIEKILKDDASEEKGERARMASFVGAIAITDLVKTTLGPKGMDKILQSTGRGHEVTVTNDGATILKSLHIDNPAAKVLIDISKVQDDEVGDGTTSVVVLAGELLREAEKLVATKIHPMTIISGYRMAAECARDALLQRVVDNKENAEKFKTDLMKIAMTTLSSKILSQDKEHFAQLAVDAVMRLKGSTNLEAIQIIKKPGGSLKDSFLDEGFILDKKIGVGQPKRIENAKILVANTAMDTDKVKIYGARVRVDSMSKVAEIEGAEKEKMREKVQKIIAHGINCFVNRQLIYNFPEELFADAGILAIEHADFDGIERLALVTGGDIASTFDNPESVKLGHCKLIEEIMIGEDKLIHFSGVEMGQACTIVLRGASHHVLDEAERSLHDALCVLSQTVNDTRVLLGGGWPEMIMAKEVDELARKTPGKKSHAIEAFSRALVAIPTIIADNAGLDSAELIAQLRAEHHKEGCNAGIDVITGSVGDMAELGISESFKVKQAVLLSATEAAEMILRVDEIITCAPRRREDRM
- the LOC18591654 gene encoding L-ascorbate oxidase homolog; protein product: MPLNLAVALFCATASLFAIAGADDPYRFFNWNVTYGDIYPLGVRQTGILINGQFPGPDIHSVTNDNLIINVFNSLDEPFLLSWNGIQQRRNSYEDGVYGTTCPIPPGKNFTYILQVKDQIGSFYYFPSLAFHKAAGGFGGIRILSRPRIPVPFPDPAGDYTVLIGDWYKSNHTDLRAHLDLGKKLPFPDGILINGRGPGGASFNVEQGKTYRLRISNVGLQNSLNFRIQNHKLKLVEVEGTHTLQTTYSSIDIHVGQSSSVLFTADQPAQDYYIVVSTRFTNPVLTTTATLRYSNSAGPVSGPPPGGPTIQIDWSLNQARSIRTNLTASGPRPNPQGSYHYGLINTTRTIRLANSAGQVNGKQRYAVNSVSFVPADTPLKLADYFKIGGVFRVGSISDNPYGGGIYLDTSVMNADYRAFIEIVFQNDEDIVQSWHLDGYSFFVVGMDGGQWTAASRNQYNLRDAISRCTTQVYPKSWTAIYVALDNVGMWNLRSEFWARQYLGQQFYLRVYTDSTSLRDEYPIPKNALLCGRASGRSTRPL